The Pirellulimonas nuda genome includes a region encoding these proteins:
- a CDS encoding cytochrome c3 family protein, producing the protein MDRFHFPPWVNIFTGMVLFGAAAGPAYLGGLVFYGTWPSVMNTGYGPDQPVPFSHKLHAGELKMDCRYCHSTVDKAAHAAVPATSTCGNCHSAAKLADGANALTALHTESIKLAPVRESLVTGKPVYWKKVHDLADFVYFNHSVHVNRGVSCVECHGRVDRMEVVTQVKSLSMSYCLECHRSPAGRLQPLDQVTNLAWGDDKSEAERRKFGESFIETQHIKASTNCSTCHR; encoded by the coding sequence GTGGACCGGTTTCATTTTCCGCCGTGGGTCAACATCTTTACCGGGATGGTGCTGTTTGGCGCCGCCGCCGGCCCCGCATACCTCGGCGGCCTGGTGTTCTATGGCACTTGGCCAAGCGTGATGAACACCGGCTACGGCCCGGACCAGCCCGTGCCGTTCAGCCACAAGCTGCACGCCGGCGAGCTGAAGATGGACTGCCGGTACTGCCACAGCACCGTCGATAAGGCGGCCCACGCCGCCGTGCCGGCCACCAGCACCTGCGGCAACTGCCACAGCGCCGCCAAGCTGGCGGATGGCGCCAACGCGCTCACGGCGCTGCACACCGAGAGCATCAAGCTGGCCCCGGTGCGAGAAAGCCTGGTGACCGGCAAGCCGGTGTACTGGAAGAAGGTGCACGACCTGGCCGACTTCGTCTACTTCAACCACAGCGTCCACGTCAATCGCGGCGTGAGCTGCGTGGAGTGCCACGGCCGAGTCGACCGCATGGAAGTAGTGACGCAGGTCAAGTCACTGAGCATGAGCTACTGCCTGGAGTGCCACCGCAGCCCGGCCGGCCGGCTCCAGCCGCTGGACCAGGTGACCAACCTGGCCTGGGGCGACGACAAGTCCGAGGCCGAACGCCGGAAGTTCGGCGAGAGCTTCATCGAGACCCAGCACATCAAAGCCTCGACGAACTGCTCTACCTGCCACCGCTAG
- a CDS encoding TAT-variant-translocated molybdopterin oxidoreductase, translating to MKHPVASQYWRSLDEIENTPEFQEFLHREFPVAASELPEGVSRRRWMQLMGASFALASVAGCRWETEKIAAFTNRPEGYIPGATERYATNFEWAGAPRHVVVTKFDQRPIKIEGNALHPASLGGTDTYTQAATLSLYDPDRSTYVLQRDQRETFQRSWAEFDAYLKEMLATLGPDADGLAVLMPPTSSLAIHDAMDRLAERSSGVRFYQYSPLARNAELAGAELAFERPLRTHHRFENAKVIATFDADPLVDGAQAVRLAREFAASRDPNGQMSRLYSVESQYSVTGASADHRLPVRSCEIAGVLGEVRDMLAAGKVAEQTDPKLSDRAKFIQVMASDLQAAGTGACVIVGPGQPAAAHAIGHEINSLLGALGSTVELTEEPGPKAKAGTLADLVGDIMAVRVSALVIVGGNPIYDAPANLDVAEALAKAPHSIHLSYYDNETSRACQWSLPEAHPLEVWGDAAAWDGTIGVCQPMIDPLTGGRSALELLTILGDEDFPNAEQLVREAIASRVGGGDESMWRTLLHDGVLADSAQETVSGLTPKKGVKADPNAAGEGPEVVFTRSSSTYDGCLANNGWMQELPDFITKLTWDNAAIMSPATAAEFNAKQGEVVSIKVGLATVEAPTFILPGQADGSIGLALGYGRTAAGHVGGLIKEAGGKGTSPFVNGIGGRWELFRAAANPVGVNVYPLRSSNAAGGSMGFVGGVEVKHAGRSYPLATTQDHFTIDTLGLEAIGQRVGELVREGSHAEYKEHPDFAKHRGAHVAPEEETQLWNALTHDDNRAWGMSIDLNKCVGCNACIVACQSENNVPIVGKDQVARGREMHWIRVDRYFKGFDPETGKYAAQPEVAFQPVACMHCEMAPCEQVCPVAATVHSDEGLNDMVYNRCIGTRYCSNNCPFKVRRFNYFHYTGYLEEANNELMKLVMNPEVTVRSRGVMEKCTYCTQRISAARIDAKNQGRPIRDGEIVTACQQVCPSAAIEFGDLNDKQSRVRKAHDDPRSYGMLAELRVKPRTAYLARVRNPHPLLAPPEPADHGHGHEGAGHGEPENHEDDHVNGGETDKTAALVGGRNGNG from the coding sequence ATGAAGCATCCCGTCGCATCTCAATACTGGCGCAGCCTCGACGAGATCGAGAACACGCCCGAGTTCCAGGAATTCCTGCACCGGGAGTTCCCCGTCGCTGCGTCGGAGCTCCCCGAAGGGGTGTCGCGTCGCCGCTGGATGCAGTTGATGGGCGCCTCGTTTGCGCTCGCCTCGGTCGCCGGCTGCCGGTGGGAAACCGAGAAGATCGCGGCGTTTACCAACCGCCCTGAGGGCTACATCCCCGGCGCCACCGAGCGCTACGCCACCAACTTCGAATGGGCCGGCGCCCCCCGCCACGTGGTGGTGACCAAGTTCGACCAGCGGCCCATCAAGATCGAGGGGAACGCGCTGCACCCGGCCTCGCTGGGGGGCACCGATACCTACACGCAAGCCGCCACGCTCTCGCTGTACGACCCCGACCGCAGCACCTACGTGCTGCAGCGGGACCAACGCGAGACGTTCCAGCGGTCGTGGGCAGAGTTCGACGCCTACCTGAAAGAGATGCTCGCCACCCTGGGCCCCGACGCCGACGGGCTGGCCGTGCTGATGCCCCCGACGAGCTCCCTGGCGATCCACGACGCGATGGACCGGCTCGCCGAACGGTCCAGCGGGGTCCGCTTCTACCAATACTCGCCGCTGGCCCGCAACGCGGAGCTGGCCGGCGCCGAACTGGCCTTCGAGCGCCCCCTGCGGACGCACCATCGTTTCGAGAACGCCAAGGTCATCGCCACCTTCGACGCCGACCCGTTGGTCGACGGCGCCCAGGCCGTCCGCCTGGCCCGCGAGTTCGCGGCCAGCCGCGACCCCAACGGCCAGATGAGCCGGCTCTACTCGGTTGAGAGCCAGTACTCCGTCACCGGCGCCTCGGCCGACCACCGCCTGCCGGTCCGCTCGTGCGAGATCGCCGGCGTGCTCGGCGAGGTCCGCGACATGCTGGCCGCCGGCAAGGTCGCCGAGCAGACCGACCCGAAGCTCTCCGACCGCGCGAAGTTCATCCAGGTGATGGCCAGCGACCTGCAGGCCGCCGGCACGGGCGCTTGTGTGATCGTGGGGCCGGGTCAGCCCGCGGCCGCCCACGCCATCGGGCACGAGATCAACAGCCTGTTGGGCGCCCTGGGGTCGACGGTCGAGCTGACCGAAGAGCCGGGCCCCAAGGCCAAGGCCGGCACGCTGGCCGACCTGGTGGGCGACATCATGGCGGTGCGGGTTTCGGCGCTGGTGATCGTCGGCGGCAACCCGATCTACGACGCCCCGGCGAACCTCGATGTTGCCGAGGCGCTCGCCAAGGCGCCCCACTCCATCCACCTGAGCTACTACGACAACGAGACGTCGCGCGCCTGCCAGTGGAGCCTCCCCGAGGCGCACCCGCTGGAGGTCTGGGGCGACGCGGCGGCGTGGGACGGGACGATCGGCGTCTGCCAGCCGATGATCGACCCGCTGACGGGGGGACGCAGCGCGCTGGAGCTGCTCACTATCCTCGGCGACGAAGACTTCCCCAACGCGGAGCAACTGGTCCGCGAAGCGATCGCCAGCCGTGTTGGCGGGGGCGACGAGTCGATGTGGCGCACCCTGCTGCACGACGGCGTGCTGGCGGACTCGGCGCAAGAGACCGTCAGCGGGCTGACCCCCAAGAAGGGGGTCAAGGCCGACCCGAACGCGGCCGGCGAAGGCCCGGAGGTGGTGTTCACCCGCAGCAGCAGCACGTACGACGGCTGCCTGGCCAACAACGGCTGGATGCAAGAGCTGCCCGACTTCATCACCAAGCTCACCTGGGACAACGCCGCGATCATGAGCCCGGCCACCGCGGCCGAGTTCAACGCCAAGCAGGGCGAGGTCGTCTCGATCAAGGTGGGCCTGGCCACGGTCGAGGCGCCCACGTTCATCCTCCCGGGGCAGGCAGACGGCTCGATCGGGCTGGCGCTCGGCTACGGGCGCACCGCCGCGGGCCACGTCGGGGGGCTCATCAAGGAAGCCGGCGGCAAGGGAACGAGCCCGTTCGTGAACGGCATCGGCGGGCGGTGGGAGTTGTTCCGCGCCGCCGCCAACCCGGTGGGCGTGAACGTCTACCCGCTCCGCAGCTCCAACGCGGCCGGGGGCTCGATGGGCTTCGTCGGCGGCGTCGAGGTGAAGCACGCCGGGCGCAGCTACCCGCTGGCCACCACGCAGGACCACTTCACGATCGACACGCTCGGCCTCGAGGCGATCGGTCAGCGGGTCGGAGAGCTGGTGCGTGAAGGGAGCCACGCGGAGTACAAGGAACACCCCGATTTCGCCAAGCACCGCGGCGCCCACGTGGCGCCCGAAGAAGAGACGCAGCTCTGGAACGCGCTGACGCACGACGACAACCGCGCCTGGGGCATGTCGATCGACCTGAACAAGTGCGTCGGCTGCAACGCCTGCATCGTCGCTTGCCAGAGTGAGAACAACGTTCCGATCGTCGGCAAGGACCAGGTCGCCCGCGGACGCGAGATGCACTGGATCCGCGTCGACCGCTACTTCAAGGGGTTCGACCCGGAGACCGGCAAGTACGCCGCGCAGCCCGAGGTGGCGTTCCAGCCGGTCGCTTGCATGCACTGCGAGATGGCGCCCTGCGAGCAGGTGTGCCCCGTCGCCGCCACGGTGCACAGCGACGAGGGGCTGAACGACATGGTCTACAACCGCTGCATCGGCACGCGGTACTGCAGCAACAACTGCCCGTTCAAGGTCCGGCGGTTCAACTACTTCCACTACACCGGCTACCTGGAAGAAGCCAACAACGAGCTGATGAAGCTCGTGATGAACCCCGAGGTCACCGTCCGCAGCCGGGGCGTGATGGAGAAGTGCACCTACTGCACCCAGCGGATCTCCGCCGCACGCATCGACGCCAAGAACCAGGGCCGGCCGATCCGCGACGGCGAGATTGTGACCGCTTGTCAGCAGGTCTGCCCGAGCGCCGCGATCGAGTTCGGCGACCTCAACGACAAACAGAGCCGCGTCCGCAAGGCGCACGACGACCCGCGGAGCTACGGCATGCTGGCCGAGCTGCGGGTCAAGCCACGAACCGCGTACCTGGCCCGCGTGCGGAACCCGCACCCGCTGCTCGCCCCGCCCGAACCGGCGGACCATGGGCACGGGCACGAGGGCGCCGGGCACGGCGAGCCAGAGAACCACGAAGACGATCACGTAAACGGCGGCGAGACGGACAAGACCGCCGCGCTGGTTGGGGGACGCAATGGCAACGGCTGA
- the nrfD gene encoding NrfD/PsrC family molybdoenzyme membrane anchor subunit, which produces MTTAVWDEPNLVQGDQTYQTITDTVCRIAENPRPPLAWFIAFAISSSIAGVFGLLIGYLLITGTGIWGNNNPVAWGFPIVNFVFWVGIGHAGTLISAILFLFRQNWRTSINRFAEAMTIFAVVCAGTFPGIHIGRMWMPYYLAPYPSSGLYMWPQFRSPLAWDVFAVGTYATVSVLFWFMGMIPDLATLRDRAKHPIRRVAYGVLSLGWTGSATQWRVYEKAYMLLAALATPLVLSVHTIVSYDFATAQLPGWHTTIFPPYFVAGAVFSGFGMVLTLIIPAREWFGLKDLVTMRHLENICKVLLATGSIVGFAYITEFFIAWYSGNQYEQFAFMNRAFGPYSAAYFTMFLCNVISPQLFWFKWFRQNPWAMFVVSIFVNIGMWCERYVIVVTLSRDFLPSSWGVFTPTPIDIAMLIGSFGLFFTLFLLFCRFLPIVAMSEVKHVLNHEKNHPHEIIEA; this is translated from the coding sequence ATGACGACCGCCGTGTGGGACGAGCCTAATCTCGTCCAGGGCGATCAGACCTATCAGACGATCACCGACACGGTGTGCCGGATCGCGGAGAACCCGCGACCGCCGCTGGCGTGGTTCATCGCGTTCGCGATCTCGTCCAGCATCGCCGGCGTGTTCGGCCTGCTGATCGGCTACCTGCTGATCACCGGCACCGGCATCTGGGGGAACAACAACCCGGTGGCGTGGGGTTTCCCGATCGTCAACTTCGTGTTCTGGGTCGGCATCGGCCACGCCGGGACGCTGATCTCTGCGATTTTGTTCTTGTTCCGCCAGAACTGGCGGACCAGCATCAACCGCTTCGCCGAGGCGATGACCATCTTCGCGGTGGTCTGCGCGGGCACCTTCCCCGGCATCCATATCGGCCGGATGTGGATGCCCTACTACTTGGCGCCGTACCCCTCAAGCGGGCTCTACATGTGGCCCCAGTTCCGCAGCCCGCTGGCGTGGGACGTGTTCGCGGTCGGCACCTACGCCACGGTGTCGGTGCTGTTCTGGTTCATGGGGATGATCCCCGACCTCGCGACCCTCCGCGACCGCGCCAAGCACCCCATCCGCCGCGTGGCCTACGGCGTGCTGTCGCTGGGCTGGACCGGTTCGGCCACCCAGTGGCGAGTGTACGAGAAGGCCTACATGCTGCTGGCCGCGCTGGCGACCCCGCTGGTGCTGTCGGTGCACACGATCGTTTCCTACGACTTCGCCACGGCCCAGCTCCCCGGCTGGCACACCACGATCTTCCCCCCCTACTTCGTCGCGGGCGCCGTGTTCAGCGGCTTCGGCATGGTGCTGACGCTGATCATCCCGGCGCGTGAGTGGTTCGGCCTGAAGGACCTGGTGACCATGCGTCACCTGGAGAACATCTGCAAGGTGCTGCTGGCGACCGGCTCGATCGTGGGCTTCGCCTACATCACCGAGTTCTTCATCGCCTGGTACAGCGGCAACCAGTACGAGCAGTTCGCGTTCATGAACCGCGCGTTCGGGCCCTACTCGGCCGCGTACTTCACCATGTTCCTGTGCAACGTGATCTCGCCCCAGTTGTTCTGGTTCAAGTGGTTCCGGCAGAACCCGTGGGCGATGTTTGTGGTGTCGATCTTCGTGAACATCGGCATGTGGTGCGAACGCTACGTGATTGTGGTGACGCTCAGCCGCGACTTCCTGCCGTCGAGCTGGGGGGTGTTCACCCCCACGCCGATCGACATCGCCATGCTGATCGGCAGCTTCGGGCTGTTCTTCACGTTGTTCTTGCTGTTCTGTCGGTTCCTCCCGATCGTGGCGATGAGCGAGGTAAAGCACGTGCTGAACCATGAGAAGAATCACCCGCACGAGATCATCGAAGCGTAG
- a CDS encoding quinol:electron acceptor oxidoreductase subunit ActD has product MADKQTKPADDDAAQPKLLGLLAQFPDADELVTGARSITDAGYRRVEAYSPFPIVAVDDALRAKKTILPWFVFFCGASGCLIATLMVWWTNATETTVPFSGYAFRISGKPYFSYQANIPIVFELTILLSAFGAFFGMLGFNRLPRLSNPLFRNERFQQVTTGGFSLMVDADDPTFDYDAVSAALTSAGATFVEPIYAETEGLRVPGALFVPGAIVAVLALIPPLWIAASASGRSELPRRTIWYDMDFQPKFKTQTVAPSSLFADTRAMRVAVPGTVSRGSLREDSEYYQGINPDTVAGVPRRGAQFASYLAEDEPASDDGNADEENAEGERADPAAQPAPEPEPNWVTEFPKEFKVSQQAAERGRERFNIHCAACHGKGGFGDGLIALRARELQQSTWVPPSNIHTDEVIQQPVGKLFATISNGIRKMPGYKEHISVEDRWAIVLYVRCLQRSQNAAKSDVPEETLKEIQQKNQPAVAAEAAADESPAKKEPPK; this is encoded by the coding sequence ATGGCCGACAAACAAACCAAACCCGCCGACGACGACGCCGCCCAGCCGAAACTGCTGGGGCTGCTCGCGCAGTTCCCAGACGCAGACGAGCTGGTTACCGGCGCGCGCTCGATCACCGACGCAGGCTACCGCCGCGTCGAAGCCTATTCGCCCTTCCCGATCGTCGCCGTCGACGACGCGCTCCGCGCCAAGAAGACCATCCTGCCGTGGTTCGTCTTCTTCTGCGGCGCCTCGGGGTGCCTGATCGCCACGCTGATGGTCTGGTGGACCAACGCCACCGAGACGACCGTCCCGTTCAGCGGCTACGCGTTCCGGATCTCCGGGAAGCCGTACTTCAGCTACCAGGCGAACATCCCCATCGTGTTCGAGCTGACGATCCTGCTCAGCGCGTTCGGCGCGTTCTTCGGCATGCTCGGGTTCAACCGCCTCCCCCGGCTCTCCAACCCGCTGTTCCGCAACGAGCGGTTCCAGCAGGTCACCACCGGCGGGTTCTCGCTGATGGTGGACGCGGACGACCCCACCTTCGACTACGACGCCGTGAGCGCCGCGCTCACCAGCGCCGGCGCGACCTTCGTGGAGCCGATCTACGCCGAGACCGAGGGGCTGCGTGTCCCCGGGGCGTTGTTTGTGCCCGGCGCGATCGTCGCCGTGCTGGCGCTCATCCCGCCGCTGTGGATCGCCGCCTCGGCCTCGGGCCGGTCGGAGCTCCCCCGCCGGACCATCTGGTACGACATGGACTTCCAGCCGAAGTTCAAGACGCAGACCGTCGCGCCCTCGAGCCTGTTCGCCGACACCCGGGCCATGCGCGTCGCGGTGCCGGGCACCGTGTCTCGCGGTTCGCTCCGCGAAGACTCCGAGTACTACCAGGGGATCAACCCAGACACCGTGGCCGGCGTCCCGCGGCGGGGCGCGCAGTTCGCCAGCTACCTGGCGGAAGACGAGCCTGCCTCGGACGACGGGAACGCAGACGAGGAGAACGCCGAAGGCGAGCGCGCCGACCCAGCCGCTCAGCCAGCGCCGGAGCCGGAGCCCAACTGGGTGACCGAGTTCCCCAAGGAGTTTAAGGTATCGCAGCAGGCGGCCGAGCGCGGCCGCGAGCGGTTCAACATCCACTGCGCGGCGTGCCACGGCAAAGGGGGATTCGGCGACGGCTTGATCGCCCTGCGGGCCCGCGAGTTGCAGCAGAGCACCTGGGTGCCGCCGTCGAACATCCACACCGACGAGGTGATCCAGCAGCCGGTGGGCAAGCTGTTCGCCACCATCAGCAACGGCATCCGCAAGATGCCGGGCTACAAGGAACACATCTCGGTCGAAGACCGCTGGGCGATCGTGCTGTACGTGCGGTGCCTGCAGCGGAGCCAGAACGCCGCCAAGAGCGACGTGCCTGAAGAGACTCTGAAAGAGATCCAGCAGAAGAACCAGCCCGCGGTCGCAGCCGAAGCAGCGGCCGATGAATCGCCGGCAAAGAAAGAGCCGCCCAAGTAG
- a CDS encoding quinol:cytochrome C oxidoreductase, with product MAEASVTTSRELRQAGADVTGWATGLFVLGVGLIAGAAAVSYSASNLPLFWHAYLLAASYYLTIALGGLFFVMAHHLMGGRWATVLRRLSELVAGTMPLFAVLFLPIAALVLMGDHQLYKWNDTALVAEDAVLAAKASWLNPTWFAIRLAIYFVCWVGLAWLFVGVSVRQDENGQVEPLRRLARYSGPGVLLFAITLNLASFDLFMSLSPHWFSSIFGVYIFSGAFLAFMSFLMLLVGRVQSRGMLTESITVDHRHDIAKLMFAFVIFWAYMAYSQYMLIWYANIPEETEWFAVRQNHGWVWVSLVLLFGHLLIPFLGFMSKAVRRNRAAMTFWAVWMLLMQLVDLFYLIMPSYSPDRVPLSGTELITMLLALAGVKMLFFAAILYQARGKWLLPIRDPRLAESLAFQEH from the coding sequence ATGGCCGAAGCCTCCGTCACAACGTCCCGTGAACTGCGTCAAGCCGGCGCCGATGTCACCGGTTGGGCGACCGGCCTGTTCGTGCTGGGCGTCGGGTTGATCGCCGGCGCGGCCGCCGTGAGCTACTCCGCGAGCAACCTGCCGCTGTTCTGGCACGCCTACCTGCTGGCCGCCAGCTACTACCTGACGATCGCCCTGGGCGGGCTGTTCTTCGTGATGGCCCACCACCTGATGGGTGGCCGCTGGGCCACGGTGCTCCGCCGTCTATCGGAGCTCGTCGCCGGCACGATGCCGTTGTTCGCGGTGCTGTTCCTGCCGATCGCGGCGCTGGTGCTGATGGGAGACCATCAGCTCTACAAGTGGAACGACACGGCCCTGGTGGCCGAAGACGCGGTGCTGGCCGCCAAGGCTAGCTGGCTCAACCCAACCTGGTTCGCGATCCGGCTGGCGATCTACTTCGTCTGCTGGGTGGGGCTGGCGTGGCTGTTCGTCGGCGTCTCGGTCCGTCAGGACGAAAATGGCCAGGTCGAACCGCTACGCAGGCTGGCCCGCTACAGCGGCCCGGGCGTGCTGCTGTTCGCGATCACGCTCAACCTAGCGTCGTTCGACCTATTCATGTCGCTGTCGCCCCACTGGTTCAGCTCCATCTTTGGCGTCTACATCTTCTCCGGGGCGTTCCTGGCGTTCATGTCGTTCCTGATGCTGCTGGTGGGCCGCGTTCAGAGCCGCGGGATGCTTACCGAATCGATCACCGTCGACCACCGTCACGACATCGCCAAGCTGATGTTCGCGTTTGTCATCTTCTGGGCCTACATGGCCTACTCGCAGTACATGCTGATCTGGTACGCCAACATCCCGGAAGAGACCGAGTGGTTCGCCGTGCGGCAGAACCACGGCTGGGTGTGGGTGTCGCTGGTGCTGCTGTTCGGGCACCTGCTGATCCCGTTCCTTGGGTTCATGAGCAAGGCGGTCCGCCGCAACCGGGCCGCGATGACCTTCTGGGCGGTCTGGATGCTGTTGATGCAGTTGGTGGACCTGTTCTACCTGATCATGCCCAGCTACAGCCCCGACCGCGTGCCGCTGTCCGGCACGGAGCTGATCACGATGCTGCTCGCCCTCGCCGGAGTAAAGATGCTGTTCTTTGCGGCCATCCTGTACCAGGCCCGCGGAAAGTGGCTGCTGCCGATCCGCGACCCGCGGCTAGCCGAGTCCCTCGCGTTCCAGGAACACTAA
- a CDS encoding SCO family protein, which yields MRSPNSYHRDPRPLSRSVAPTCALLTCLLLGPHAALAQLVEDTPVEMQDVGIDEKRGEQIPLGLKFRDDRGDVVSTADLFNGTRPVLLSLNYSDCPMLCREQLNGLARTLDQMEWSVGKEFDVVSVSIDPLETVDKARMTKEKYVQQYGRPSGERGWRFLIGSQRNITALADAVGFRYKYLPDTREYAHTAATIVCTPDGVVSRYLSGIALDPQTLRLSMVEAADGKVGSALDQFLLTCFVYDHTKGRYAPVAVQIMKVAGGITVVMLAATLTPFWFWRRGGRDEAPPPDSQSDPETSAA from the coding sequence ATGCGAAGTCCTAACAGCTACCACCGCGACCCGAGACCCCTCTCCCGGAGCGTCGCCCCGACCTGTGCGCTGCTGACGTGCCTGCTGCTAGGGCCGCACGCCGCGCTGGCCCAGTTGGTCGAGGACACGCCGGTCGAGATGCAGGATGTTGGGATCGACGAGAAGCGGGGCGAGCAGATCCCGCTGGGGCTGAAGTTCCGCGACGACCGCGGCGACGTGGTCTCCACGGCCGACCTGTTCAACGGCACGCGTCCCGTGCTGCTGTCGCTGAACTACTCCGATTGCCCGATGCTGTGCCGCGAGCAGCTCAACGGCTTGGCCCGCACGCTCGACCAAATGGAGTGGTCTGTCGGGAAGGAGTTCGACGTCGTGAGCGTCAGCATCGACCCGCTCGAGACCGTCGACAAGGCGCGGATGACCAAGGAGAAGTACGTGCAGCAGTACGGCCGCCCCTCTGGGGAGCGCGGCTGGCGGTTCCTCATCGGCAGCCAGCGGAACATCACCGCGCTCGCCGACGCCGTTGGGTTCCGCTACAAGTACCTGCCCGACACGCGTGAGTACGCCCACACGGCCGCCACGATTGTCTGCACGCCCGACGGCGTGGTGTCGCGGTACTTGTCGGGCATCGCCCTCGACCCGCAGACGCTGCGTCTGAGCATGGTGGAGGCGGCCGACGGCAAGGTCGGCTCTGCGCTCGATCAGTTCCTGCTTACCTGTTTCGTCTACGACCACACCAAGGGGCGTTACGCCCCCGTGGCGGTGCAGATCATGAAGGTCGCCGGCGGGATCACGGTGGTCATGCTGGCCGCTACGCTCACGCCGTTCTGGTTCTGGCGTCGCGGCGGCCGAGACGAGGCCCCGCCGCCGGACTCGCAGTCCGACCCCGAAACCTCCGCAGCGTAG
- the coxB gene encoding cytochrome c oxidase subunit II, whose protein sequence is MTTAHLPPLASFWFFNSGSTFVPTVDSLFYFILWLSTFFFVLIVGLMLFFMVWYRHRPGHAPEHSPHHNNLLEATWTIIPVMLVFVIFGLGFSGFMELRTVPDNAFEVQVIAQKWNWSFQYPNGGIAPELHVPKGRPIKLVLQSKDVLHSIFVPAFRMKMDCVPGRYNTCWFEATEATGSDPGDGFELFCAEYCGTSHSTMVSRVVVYDNDADFQKFLEGVIDPRKENNPVIAGQTLYQNRGCVQCHSLDGAARTGPSFKGGWGKEQKMKTGGPVLMDENYIRESILNPMAKVHDGFNPVMPSYQGQLKDDEIYALIAFIKSINIEGFETQWPAIEGEEGAEAEEGAAEQNGAEQEPEAGEAGEKADANEASQGAEGAEPSKAPSSESPETTDDTPVESSGDGA, encoded by the coding sequence ATGACAACCGCCCACCTACCGCCGCTCGCCAGCTTCTGGTTCTTCAACAGCGGTTCGACGTTTGTGCCGACGGTGGACTCGCTGTTCTACTTCATCCTCTGGCTCAGCACGTTTTTCTTTGTGCTGATTGTCGGGTTGATGTTGTTCTTCATGGTGTGGTACCGCCACCGGCCGGGACACGCCCCGGAGCACTCTCCCCACCACAACAACCTGCTCGAGGCGACGTGGACCATCATCCCCGTGATGCTGGTGTTCGTGATCTTCGGCCTGGGCTTCAGCGGCTTCATGGAGCTGCGGACGGTCCCCGACAACGCGTTTGAGGTGCAGGTGATCGCACAGAAGTGGAACTGGAGCTTCCAGTACCCCAACGGCGGCATCGCGCCGGAGCTGCACGTCCCCAAGGGGCGGCCGATCAAGCTGGTGCTTCAATCCAAAGACGTGCTGCACAGCATCTTTGTGCCGGCGTTCCGCATGAAGATGGACTGCGTCCCGGGCCGCTACAACACCTGCTGGTTTGAGGCCACCGAGGCGACCGGCTCCGACCCGGGAGACGGGTTCGAGCTGTTCTGCGCCGAGTACTGCGGCACCAGCCACTCCACCATGGTGAGCCGGGTGGTGGTGTACGACAACGACGCCGACTTCCAGAAGTTCCTCGAAGGGGTGATCGACCCCAGAAAGGAAAACAACCCGGTGATCGCGGGCCAAACGCTGTACCAAAACCGCGGCTGTGTGCAGTGCCACTCGCTCGACGGCGCCGCCCGCACCGGGCCCAGCTTCAAGGGGGGCTGGGGCAAGGAGCAGAAGATGAAGACGGGCGGCCCGGTGCTGATGGACGAGAACTACATCCGCGAGTCCATCCTCAACCCGATGGCCAAGGTGCATGACGGCTTCAACCCCGTGATGCCCTCCTACCAGGGGCAGCTCAAAGACGACGAGATCTACGCGTTGATCGCGTTTATCAAGAGCATCAATATCGAGGGCTTCGAAACCCAGTGGCCCGCGATCGAGGGTGAAGAAGGCGCCGAAGCCGAAGAGGGCGCGGCCGAGCAGAACGGAGCCGAGCAAGAGCCCGAGGCTGGCGAAGCAGGGGAGAAGGCGGACGCGAACGAAGCATCGCAGGGAGCCGAGGGGGCCGAGCCCTCCAAGGCGCCGTCGAGCGAGTCCCCCGAGACGACCGATGATACGCCCGTTGAGTCGTCCGGCGACGGGGCGTAG